Proteins encoded within one genomic window of Chitinophaga parva:
- a CDS encoding tetratricopeptide repeat protein: MRSSLLKTLMAGGLLLLLAQGTMAQSQDPAELFNTAHSFLVSGDYNNAVLVLNQLLQQEPDNTQYKKELGFAYYLKGDMNKARSIIDPLMDKKDADIQTFQIAGNIAQARADVKSAQKIYDKGLRRFPNSGELNNENGQLQLKLMMNDAAIKSWTTGIRVDPNYPGNYYNAARAYYYIGKEPIWAIVYGEIFLNLESYTDRTVEIRELVLDAYKKLFSDPTLFNAPEADAVSSGKKSKRNRDGEEDFLTAYKKTISKQALVVTTGIEPESLVMLRTRFLLDWYGFYAVKFPFALFDYQQQLLKDGLFDAYNQWIFGPPSNQSAFRSWANLHKPEYDAFIKFQRDNPLKLRPEEYYGR, from the coding sequence ATGCGGTCTTCTTTATTGAAAACACTCATGGCCGGGGGCTTGCTCCTCCTGCTGGCGCAAGGCACCATGGCCCAGAGCCAGGACCCGGCAGAATTATTTAACACCGCACACAGTTTCCTGGTAAGCGGTGATTATAACAACGCTGTGCTGGTGCTGAACCAGCTCCTGCAGCAGGAGCCGGACAATACGCAGTACAAAAAGGAGCTGGGGTTTGCTTATTACCTGAAGGGCGATATGAACAAGGCCCGCAGCATTATTGATCCCCTGATGGACAAGAAAGATGCGGACATACAGACCTTCCAGATAGCAGGCAACATAGCCCAGGCCAGGGCCGATGTAAAAAGCGCCCAGAAGATCTATGACAAAGGCCTGCGCCGCTTTCCCAACAGCGGGGAGCTGAATAATGAGAACGGGCAGCTGCAGCTCAAGCTCATGATGAACGATGCGGCCATCAAGAGCTGGACCACCGGCATCCGCGTAGATCCCAACTATCCCGGGAATTACTACAACGCCGCCCGCGCCTATTACTACATTGGCAAAGAGCCCATCTGGGCCATCGTATACGGTGAGATCTTCCTAAACCTGGAAAGCTACACAGACCGCACCGTGGAGATCCGGGAGCTGGTACTGGATGCTTACAAGAAACTGTTTTCCGATCCTACCCTGTTTAACGCGCCGGAAGCGGATGCGGTGAGCAGTGGCAAAAAGAGTAAACGCAACCGCGACGGGGAAGAAGACTTCCTCACGGCCTACAAAAAAACCATTTCCAAACAGGCCCTGGTAGTGACCACCGGCATAGAACCCGAATCGCTGGTAATGCTGCGTACCCGCTTCCTGCTGGACTGGTATGGTTTCTACGCCGTGAAGTTCCCCTTTGCCCTGTTTGACTACCAGCAGCAGCTCCTCAAAGACGGTCTCTTTGATGCCTATAACCAGTGGATCTTTGGCCCCCCGTCCAACCAGTCTGCCTTCCGCTCCTGGGCTAACCTGCACAAGCCGGAATATGATGCCTTCATCAAGTTCCAGCGCGATAACCCGCTGAAGCTGCGGCCGGAAGAGTATTATGGGAGGTAA
- the paaN gene encoding phenylacetic acid degradation protein PaaN, translating into MIKHQNILDAAVKANQARGFHAQYPEHPKAYGEAAPVQGEAEFNNALRQPFKELLQTGEGHWGGDEVSPYTQEKLGITYPLFTADILVKNAQAAAAKWQHTDAGTRADILIESLEAVSGRFFAIAHATMHTSGQPFMMSFQASGPHANDRALEAIALGYQELSRYPSHLVWEKPMGKMSVKLDKQFKAIPKGIGLVIGCSTFPVWNSLPGIYANLIAGNPVIVKPHPGAILPIAIVVAAIQRTLQAHGQDPQLCQLAADTAAQPITRQLAEHPAIKLVDYTGGSAFGAYVESLAGKTVFTEKAGVNSVIIDSVADLDAVLQNLAFSVSLYSGQMCTAPQNIFISSAGVRNALTGETVSYGDFCQRFSDAVQSLVNNPKMGAGTLGAIQNKATLERAMGADKLGGTVLLAGGAVANEAYTNARSCAPSLIQVDGKDQQVFENELFGPLVLLVKTRDTADSLRLAKGLAEKHGAITCAAYSTDPAVKERIVEEMNSVFTPVSLNFTGPIWVNQHAAFSDFHVTGGNPAGNASFTNPDFITRRFVWVGNREVIN; encoded by the coding sequence ATGATCAAGCACCAAAACATTCTCGACGCCGCAGTGAAGGCAAACCAGGCGCGTGGTTTTCACGCACAATACCCGGAACATCCGAAAGCTTATGGGGAAGCCGCTCCCGTCCAGGGGGAAGCTGAATTTAACAATGCACTGCGCCAGCCTTTCAAAGAACTGCTCCAAACCGGTGAAGGCCACTGGGGCGGGGACGAAGTTTCGCCTTACACGCAGGAAAAACTGGGTATTACCTACCCGCTTTTTACGGCCGACATCCTGGTAAAAAATGCACAGGCAGCGGCCGCCAAATGGCAGCATACGGATGCAGGCACGCGGGCCGATATACTGATAGAAAGCCTGGAAGCCGTGTCCGGCCGGTTCTTTGCCATTGCACACGCCACCATGCATACCAGCGGGCAGCCGTTTATGATGAGTTTCCAGGCCTCCGGCCCCCATGCAAATGACCGTGCCCTGGAGGCCATTGCCCTGGGCTACCAGGAACTGAGCCGCTATCCCAGCCACCTGGTTTGGGAAAAGCCCATGGGTAAAATGAGCGTAAAACTGGACAAGCAATTCAAAGCCATTCCCAAAGGCATAGGCCTGGTGATAGGGTGCAGCACCTTCCCGGTGTGGAACTCCCTGCCGGGCATTTACGCAAATCTCATAGCCGGCAATCCCGTGATCGTGAAGCCCCATCCCGGCGCCATCCTGCCCATTGCCATTGTGGTGGCTGCCATCCAGCGCACGTTGCAGGCCCACGGGCAAGATCCGCAATTGTGCCAGCTGGCGGCTGATACCGCAGCACAGCCCATCACCAGGCAACTGGCAGAACACCCTGCCATAAAACTGGTAGACTACACTGGCGGCAGCGCTTTTGGCGCTTATGTGGAAAGCCTGGCGGGAAAAACGGTATTTACAGAAAAAGCCGGTGTAAACTCCGTGATCATCGATTCCGTGGCAGACCTGGACGCGGTGCTGCAAAACCTCGCATTTTCCGTAAGCCTCTACTCGGGGCAAATGTGCACCGCCCCGCAGAATATTTTCATCAGCAGTGCCGGCGTGCGCAATGCCCTGACAGGGGAAACGGTGAGCTATGGCGATTTTTGCCAGCGTTTCAGCGATGCCGTGCAAAGCCTGGTAAACAACCCTAAAATGGGCGCTGGCACCCTGGGCGCCATCCAAAATAAAGCTACCCTGGAACGCGCTATGGGCGCGGATAAACTGGGCGGCACCGTACTGCTGGCCGGCGGAGCCGTGGCCAATGAAGCGTACACGAATGCCCGCAGCTGCGCACCCAGCCTGATCCAGGTAGATGGCAAGGACCAGCAGGTATTTGAAAACGAGCTTTTTGGGCCGCTGGTATTGCTGGTCAAGACCCGCGACACGGCAGACTCCCTGCGCCTGGCCAAGGGCCTGGCGGAAAAGCATGGGGCCATTACCTGCGCGGCTTACAGCACAGACCCGGCCGTGAAGGAACGGATCGTGGAGGAGATGAACAGCGTGTTCACGCCCGTGTCCCTGAATTTCACCGGTCCCATCTGGGTGAACCAGCATGCGGCGTTTTCGGATTTCCATGTTACCGGTGGCAATCCTGCGGGTAACGCCAGTTTTACAAACCCGGACTTCATCACCCGGCGTTTTGTGTGGGTTGGCAACAGGGAAGTGATTAATTAG
- a CDS encoding YceI family protein encodes MHIRHVLPALLLLFTLGACQQAPQADVASVTTAQAVAPTEGARLTLDTAHSQVEWVGTKPTGKHHGRFKLSSGTLYMTADSVSGGHFVINMRSLENIDLLSDTTMKNKLESELKGSQFLDVNQFPEATFDVTGISRCLPGNGDGLIMKDATHIVKGNLTIRQVTKNISFPVKIDIAKQHVITDANFNIDRTLWGMTYRTDKSMQDKLINATVNISLHIVANR; translated from the coding sequence ATGCATATACGACACGTACTTCCGGCTTTATTGCTCCTTTTTACACTGGGCGCCTGCCAGCAAGCGCCCCAGGCAGATGTTGCATCTGTGACCACGGCCCAGGCTGTGGCCCCTACGGAAGGCGCCCGCCTTACGCTGGACACGGCCCACAGCCAGGTGGAATGGGTGGGCACCAAGCCTACCGGCAAGCACCATGGCCGTTTTAAACTGAGCAGCGGTACCCTTTACATGACGGCAGACAGCGTAAGCGGCGGCCATTTTGTGATCAATATGCGGTCACTGGAGAACATAGACCTGCTGTCAGATACGACCATGAAAAACAAACTGGAAAGTGAGCTGAAAGGCTCCCAGTTCCTGGATGTGAACCAGTTTCCCGAGGCTACGTTCGATGTTACGGGCATCAGCCGCTGCCTGCCGGGCAACGGGGATGGGCTGATCATGAAAGACGCCACTCATATTGTAAAAGGCAACCTTACCATCCGCCAGGTAACCAAGAACATTAGCTTCCCCGTGAAAATAGACATTGCCAAACAGCACGTGATCACGGATGCGAACTTCAACATTGACCGTACGCTCTGGGGCATGACCTACCGCACGGATAAGTCCATGCAGGATAAACTGATCAATGCAACGGTGAATATCTCCCTGCACATTGTGGCCAACCGTTAG
- a CDS encoding AMP-dependent synthetase/ligase, whose translation MHQPERLFDVTAFQQEHFPKEDMLAAKVNGAWVKHSTQSVIDQVNKLSSGLLQLGIGPGDLTPEGQDKISIISQNRPEWIMADLAAQQIGAVVTPLYPTISEHEIEFMLTDAQVKIAFVSDKGIYEKIAPLLGKVPSLQHVFSFDKIEGVRHWSEVAAMAQDSDQPKIQAIRDKITPEHLVSIIYTSGTTGTPKGVMLTHHNVMSNIEACQPYLPVNPDARALSFLPLNHIFERMVSYLFIRAGVTIYYAENMDTIADNLREVKPTIFTTVPRLLEKVYEKIMSKGLELKGIKRALFFWAVNLGKEYEINKPLGGWYKFQLSIANKLVFSKWREALGGRVQAIVTGAAACQVRLLRIFTSAGIPILEGYGLTETSPVISVNRFQVEDRMFGTVGPIISNVEVKIAEDGEILCKGPNITKGYYKRPDLTDAAITDGGWFHTGDIGILVDNKFLKITDRKKELFKTSGGKFVAPQPIENKFRESIYIEQLMVVGEDRKFTGALIVPSFHNLKDWFQKKGLPWPGNEQAVTMPEVQALYQQTVDRYNQFFSHIEQVKKFRLLANEWTVDTGEMTPTLKLKRKVIQEKYKNEIEQIYAQA comes from the coding sequence ATGCATCAACCCGAACGATTATTTGATGTAACCGCCTTCCAGCAGGAACATTTCCCGAAAGAAGATATGCTGGCGGCAAAAGTGAACGGAGCCTGGGTAAAACATAGCACACAATCTGTGATTGACCAGGTGAACAAACTCAGTTCCGGCCTGCTGCAACTGGGCATTGGCCCCGGCGATCTAACGCCGGAAGGGCAGGATAAGATCAGCATCATTTCCCAGAACCGGCCGGAGTGGATCATGGCCGACCTGGCCGCCCAGCAAATTGGCGCCGTGGTAACGCCCCTCTACCCTACCATTTCCGAGCATGAAATAGAATTTATGCTCACGGATGCACAGGTGAAGATCGCTTTTGTAAGTGATAAAGGCATTTACGAAAAAATAGCCCCCCTGCTGGGTAAAGTGCCCTCCCTCCAGCACGTTTTCTCTTTTGATAAAATAGAAGGCGTACGCCACTGGAGCGAGGTGGCTGCTATGGCGCAAGACAGCGACCAGCCTAAGATCCAGGCCATCAGGGATAAGATCACCCCGGAGCACCTGGTGTCTATCATCTATACCTCCGGCACTACCGGTACGCCCAAAGGCGTGATGCTCACTCATCATAACGTGATGAGCAACATTGAAGCCTGCCAGCCTTACCTGCCGGTGAACCCGGACGCCCGCGCCCTGAGCTTTTTACCGCTCAATCACATTTTTGAGCGCATGGTGTCTTATCTCTTTATCCGCGCCGGTGTAACCATTTACTACGCAGAAAATATGGACACCATTGCAGACAACCTGCGCGAGGTAAAGCCCACCATTTTCACCACCGTGCCCCGCCTGCTGGAAAAAGTATATGAAAAAATCATGTCCAAAGGCCTGGAGCTGAAAGGCATTAAACGCGCCTTGTTCTTCTGGGCGGTGAACCTGGGCAAGGAATACGAGATCAACAAACCGCTGGGCGGCTGGTATAAATTCCAGTTGTCCATTGCCAATAAACTGGTGTTCAGCAAGTGGCGGGAAGCCCTGGGCGGGCGTGTACAGGCTATTGTAACAGGTGCTGCCGCCTGCCAGGTACGGCTGCTGCGCATCTTCACCTCCGCCGGCATTCCCATTCTGGAAGGATATGGCCTTACTGAAACGTCTCCTGTGATCAGTGTGAACCGCTTCCAGGTGGAGGACCGCATGTTTGGCACCGTGGGCCCCATTATCAGCAACGTGGAAGTAAAGATCGCGGAAGACGGGGAGATCCTTTGCAAGGGGCCTAACATCACGAAAGGTTATTACAAACGCCCCGACCTTACAGATGCAGCTATCACGGACGGTGGCTGGTTCCATACCGGCGACATCGGCATCCTGGTGGACAACAAATTCCTGAAGATCACGGACCGTAAAAAGGAACTGTTCAAAACCTCCGGCGGCAAGTTTGTGGCACCCCAGCCGATTGAGAACAAGTTCCGCGAGTCTATTTATATCGAGCAACTGATGGTGGTGGGAGAAGACCGTAAATTTACCGGGGCGCTCATTGTACCGTCTTTCCACAACCTGAAAGACTGGTTCCAGAAAAAGGGGCTGCCCTGGCCGGGCAACGAGCAGGCGGTGACCATGCCGGAAGTGCAGGCACTGTACCAGCAAACGGTGGATAGGTATAACCAGTTCTTCAGCCACATAGAGCAGGTAAAAAAGTTCCGCCTGCTGGCCAATGAGTGGACGGTAGACACCGGTGAGATGACGCCTACCCTGAAACTGAAGCGCAAAGTGATCCAGGAGAAGTATAAGAACGAGATTGAGCAGATTTATGCCCAGGCGTAG
- a CDS encoding helix-turn-helix domain-containing protein produces the protein MHIKQYTPARFTATFMPSRELSAQLRGDTSQFFILPLEAMYQHVHAAVPPSKGTSHNCLLLTEGSASMQVGGGHYTIHPGDILFVPAGQVFSFPHGEINKGYILSFHDDFLQGKYGNADLAPSLSFLRGWGPPCIHLDEQTYQFVLHIFERMWQAYATHGIQQPDILQPYLVAMLCEVNRAGVNTQALTTSAAHQLAQRFTALLFDNLSRTHAVADYAALLHVSPGHLHKAVRQATGKPPTRWIDEAILLQAKALLRQSDAPVAEVATAVGLLDPSYFTRLFKKYEGITPSAFRRRVTAPTEIS, from the coding sequence ATGCACATCAAACAATACACGCCCGCCCGCTTCACCGCCACCTTTATGCCCTCCCGGGAGCTCTCCGCCCAGCTCCGGGGCGATACCTCCCAATTTTTCATCCTCCCCCTGGAAGCCATGTACCAGCATGTACACGCGGCCGTACCGCCCAGCAAAGGCACATCCCACAACTGCCTGCTCCTCACGGAAGGCAGCGCCAGCATGCAGGTAGGTGGCGGCCACTATACGATCCACCCCGGCGACATCCTCTTCGTGCCCGCCGGCCAGGTGTTCTCTTTTCCGCATGGCGAAATCAACAAAGGCTATATCCTCAGCTTCCATGACGACTTCCTGCAGGGAAAATACGGCAATGCAGACCTGGCCCCATCCTTGTCTTTCCTGCGTGGCTGGGGCCCGCCCTGCATACACCTGGATGAGCAAACCTATCAATTCGTACTGCACATTTTTGAGCGCATGTGGCAAGCCTATGCCACACACGGCATTCAGCAGCCGGATATCCTGCAACCTTACCTGGTAGCCATGCTCTGCGAGGTAAACCGCGCCGGTGTAAATACACAAGCCCTCACAACATCTGCGGCGCACCAACTTGCGCAGCGTTTCACAGCACTGCTGTTTGACAACCTCTCCCGCACACACGCCGTGGCAGACTACGCCGCCCTATTGCACGTAAGCCCGGGCCACCTGCACAAAGCCGTGCGTCAAGCCACCGGCAAGCCACCCACCCGCTGGATAGACGAAGCCATCCTCCTCCAGGCCAAAGCCCTGCTACGGCAATCAGATGCGCCGGTAGCGGAAGTGGCAACCGCCGTAGGTTTGTTGGATCCTTCCTATTTCACACGCCTCTTCAAAAAGTATGAAGGCATTACCCCCAGCGCTTTCCGCAGGCGGGTCACTGCACCAACAGAAATATCCTGA
- a CDS encoding DUF3817 domain-containing protein: MKYLSTKIGRLRLIALLEGLSLLVLTGIAVPMKYAWHDPSLVKALGPVHGLLFLFFVINTISVGIEYGWKFKQTTWKVLLACIIPFGTFYIDYTILRRMPPKEA; encoded by the coding sequence ATGAAATATCTGTCTACCAAGATCGGGCGGCTGCGGCTCATTGCCTTGCTGGAAGGTTTGTCGTTGCTGGTACTTACCGGCATCGCCGTGCCCATGAAATATGCCTGGCATGATCCCTCGCTCGTAAAAGCCTTGGGCCCGGTGCATGGCCTGCTCTTCCTTTTCTTCGTGATCAATACCATCAGCGTGGGCATTGAATACGGCTGGAAATTCAAACAAACCACCTGGAAGGTGTTGCTGGCCTGCATCATCCCATTCGGCACATTTTACATCGACTACACCATCCTGCGCCGCATGCCCCCAAAGGAAGCATGA
- a CDS encoding Crp/Fnr family transcriptional regulator, which produces MLPPLLQDQMALDPATRERYSALFHQQTVPARTVLLQEGQVSQRAYFIIKGCLRVWVNHQGRELTCQFFFEGEGVSSIESFRAQKPSEYTIESIEACELYWIHREDFIRIQQEQQHNVVFLQQYIEVIYKRQVHYMHLFFSFIRHTPAERYQRLMKERPDIIMRVPQHYIASYLGITPVSLSRIRNKLLRS; this is translated from the coding sequence ATGTTACCGCCCTTATTACAAGACCAGATGGCCCTGGATCCGGCCACCCGCGAGCGGTACTCCGCCCTGTTCCACCAACAAACGGTACCCGCACGCACGGTGCTGCTACAGGAAGGGCAGGTATCGCAGCGGGCTTACTTCATTATAAAAGGCTGTCTCCGCGTGTGGGTCAACCACCAGGGACGGGAGCTTACCTGCCAGTTCTTTTTTGAGGGAGAAGGCGTGTCTTCTATTGAAAGCTTCCGCGCGCAAAAACCCAGTGAATACACGATTGAAAGCATTGAAGCCTGTGAGTTATACTGGATCCACCGGGAAGATTTTATCCGCATACAGCAGGAGCAGCAACACAACGTAGTCTTCCTGCAACAATACATAGAAGTCATTTATAAACGCCAGGTGCACTACATGCACTTGTTCTTTTCCTTTATCCGTCATACACCGGCGGAACGCTACCAGCGGCTCATGAAAGAGCGGCCGGATATCATTATGCGGGTGCCGCAACATTATATTGCCTCTTACCTGGGCATTACACCAGTGTCATTGAGCCGCATCCGCAACAAGTTGCTGCGGTCGTGA
- a CDS encoding carboxypeptidase-like regulatory domain-containing protein, protein MQLMIPTPCHEDWAAMTPQEQGRFCNNCQKTVTDFTGMTDAEVLVALAQSGGGCGRFRAGQLGREMSIPAPLLPATGPHKTWLPVWTLAACFVLCAPMALSAAPRAPLVQVVTLHRVPLPADTGITLQSRVVDEKGHALPGAIVSVASHRLHAVTNREGYFTLRPEAALPKHFSLTVSAVGYETRTLRVKDGRIPASIVIKMSMLVLGEVAFIPAD, encoded by the coding sequence ATGCAGTTAATGATCCCCACTCCCTGCCATGAAGACTGGGCGGCGATGACGCCACAGGAACAGGGCCGTTTTTGCAACAATTGCCAGAAAACAGTAACAGATTTTACCGGCATGACAGACGCTGAAGTACTGGTGGCGCTGGCCCAAAGCGGCGGTGGCTGCGGACGTTTCCGCGCGGGCCAGTTAGGCCGGGAAATGAGCATCCCGGCGCCTTTGCTGCCTGCTACCGGTCCGCATAAAACGTGGCTGCCCGTATGGACGCTGGCGGCATGTTTCGTTTTGTGTGCGCCCATGGCCTTATCCGCTGCACCCCGCGCACCATTGGTACAGGTAGTAACACTGCACCGGGTGCCCCTGCCGGCAGATACCGGCATCACCTTGCAGAGCCGCGTAGTGGATGAAAAAGGACATGCCCTGCCAGGAGCCATTGTGTCGGTTGCATCGCACCGGCTGCATGCGGTGACAAACAGGGAAGGCTATTTTACCCTCCGGCCGGAGGCTGCGCTACCAAAGCATTTCAGCCTCACAGTGAGCGCTGTTGGTTATGAAACCCGCACGCTGCGGGTGAAAGATGGACGTATACCTGCGAGCATCGTGATAAAAATGTCTATGCTGGTCCTGGGGGAAGTGGCGTTTATCCCGGCGGATTAA
- a CDS encoding MarR family winged helix-turn-helix transcriptional regulator: MKTLKLEDHLCFTIYALSRQITCVYRPALDALDLTYPQYLVLVLLWEQDGRSVKELGQRLYLDSGTLTPLLKRLEEKQLLHRQRDQQDERVVNVHLTTAGKALQEKAPTITNALMEKMDLPIDQIIALREQLATLLQSLEA, translated from the coding sequence ATGAAAACATTAAAACTGGAAGATCATCTCTGTTTCACCATCTACGCCCTCTCCCGGCAGATCACCTGCGTGTACCGGCCGGCCTTGGACGCGCTGGACCTCACCTACCCCCAGTACCTGGTACTGGTGCTGCTCTGGGAGCAGGATGGCCGCAGCGTAAAGGAACTGGGGCAACGTCTTTACCTGGACAGTGGTACCCTCACTCCTCTGCTCAAACGCCTGGAAGAAAAGCAACTCCTGCACCGCCAGCGCGACCAGCAGGATGAGCGTGTCGTGAATGTGCACCTCACCACCGCGGGCAAAGCCCTGCAGGAAAAAGCGCCCACCATTACCAACGCGCTGATGGAGAAAATGGACCTTCCCATAGACCAGATCATTGCACTGCGCGAACAGCTGGCCACGCTCCTGCAAAGCCTGGAAGCATAG
- a CDS encoding organic hydroperoxide resistance protein, whose amino-acid sequence MENLYTAQATVTGGGRNGHVTSADGILDVDVRMPKELGGPAGAHFNPELFFAAGYAACFDSALGAAGRIEKLPAFTSSTTAAVTIGKDASGGFALAVTLTVEIPGMEKAAVEDLAHKAHQLCPYSKATRNNIEVTIKVK is encoded by the coding sequence ATGGAAAATTTGTATACCGCACAAGCAACCGTAACCGGTGGCGGTCGTAATGGTCATGTAACATCAGCCGACGGAATTTTGGATGTAGATGTAAGAATGCCCAAAGAGCTGGGAGGCCCCGCCGGCGCACACTTCAACCCCGAACTGTTCTTTGCCGCCGGTTATGCCGCCTGCTTTGACAGTGCATTGGGAGCCGCAGGCCGCATTGAAAAACTCCCTGCTTTCACCAGCAGCACCACCGCAGCCGTGACCATCGGTAAAGATGCTTCCGGCGGCTTTGCCCTGGCCGTGACCCTCACCGTAGAGATCCCCGGCATGGAGAAGGCAGCAGTAGAAGACCTGGCCCACAAGGCACATCAACTGTGCCCCTACTCCAAGGCCACACGTAATAACATTGAAGTCACGATCAAGGTGAAATAA
- a CDS encoding phosphatase PAP2 family protein, with the protein MKTLPPVLVRLARFFSVLGHPLLLGSLVAVFLSLQAFGVRQALIAAGIVIGIITLPVTLWNLRKTRKGEYSNFDVSVRTQRTSFYVFLIGAFALATAILVLTHQPRALTLGVGFALGMMVVCFAVNAFLVKTSLHSATAFFLSFTVMYYRVDLGVGMLVFSAVVGISRLLLGRHTLREICSGMVIGVATGIGLLCALPARGQIL; encoded by the coding sequence ATGAAAACCTTACCGCCGGTCCTGGTACGCCTTGCCCGCTTTTTCTCTGTCCTTGGCCATCCCCTGCTCCTGGGATCCCTGGTGGCCGTCTTCCTTTCCCTGCAGGCCTTCGGCGTTCGCCAGGCCCTGATCGCCGCCGGCATCGTGATCGGTATTATTACCCTGCCTGTAACCTTATGGAACCTCCGCAAAACGCGCAAGGGCGAATACAGCAACTTTGATGTGTCCGTACGTACCCAGCGCACTTCCTTTTATGTGTTCCTCATCGGGGCATTTGCACTGGCCACGGCCATCCTGGTGCTCACCCACCAGCCCCGGGCGCTTACGCTGGGCGTGGGGTTTGCCCTGGGCATGATGGTGGTCTGCTTTGCGGTGAATGCCTTCCTGGTGAAGACATCCCTCCACAGTGCCACGGCTTTTTTCCTCTCTTTCACGGTGATGTACTACCGGGTGGACCTGGGTGTAGGTATGCTGGTCTTTTCCGCCGTGGTAGGGATTTCCCGCCTGCTGCTGGGCAGGCACACACTGCGGGAGATCTGCAGTGGCATGGTCATTGGCGTAGCCACCGGCATTGGTTTGCTATGTGCCCTGCCTGCCCGCGGGCAAATACTTTGA
- a CDS encoding tetratricopeptide repeat protein, translated as MKALTLFVRYRFPLGIVLLIGGIAMGITVGWWEATIILFLAAVCLVSHFMLGPMRLVQDAVEAGDIEGAQRILNSIKFPKLLYKPIRSAYYMMQSNLAMTNQDLDKAEHSIRESIKAGSPLKDQEGMQYMQLGAIALQKGDIKTADANLRKALRLGLPDKENKAAALLQLTSIAMNRREFKVAKDFFRRAKAEKPTTKELVSQIKEIDKYISRMPG; from the coding sequence ATGAAAGCATTGACATTATTTGTGCGCTACCGCTTCCCCTTGGGGATCGTTTTGCTGATCGGCGGTATTGCCATGGGTATCACCGTGGGTTGGTGGGAAGCTACCATCATCCTGTTCCTGGCAGCAGTCTGCCTGGTATCTCACTTCATGCTGGGCCCCATGCGCCTGGTGCAGGACGCCGTAGAAGCCGGCGATATTGAAGGTGCACAGCGTATTCTCAACAGTATTAAATTTCCGAAACTGTTATACAAGCCTATCCGCTCCGCTTATTACATGATGCAGAGCAACCTGGCTATGACCAACCAGGACCTGGACAAGGCAGAACATTCCATCCGCGAAAGCATCAAGGCGGGCAGCCCCCTGAAAGACCAGGAAGGCATGCAGTACATGCAGCTGGGCGCCATTGCCCTCCAGAAAGGCGATATCAAAACGGCGGATGCCAACCTGCGGAAGGCGCTTCGCCTGGGCCTGCCGGATAAGGAAAACAAAGCGGCCGCATTGCTCCAGCTTACTTCCATTGCCATGAACCGCCGCGAGTTCAAAGTGGCGAAAGATTTTTTCCGCCGCGCTAAGGCGGAGAAGCCTACCACCAAAGAACTGGTATCACAGATCAAAGAGATCGACAAGTACATTTCCCGCATGCCGGGCTGA
- a CDS encoding DUF6580 family putative transport protein — protein MSIKQLNPRMSVLLLFMLAAGILRIILVKASAGNISPLANFTPIGAMGLFGGAYFSRKWKSYVFPLLTLFLSDIVINSMIYHLPLSSVITYQGWYFTYLAFAAMVLVGQFMKNVTVTNVLIGAVAAACIHWIISDIGPFLFGTDITTGLPFEKSFAGFQRCLYLAIPFELKLFWGNLIYGAIFFGSFELMQRRFPVLAKQAL, from the coding sequence ATGTCTATCAAGCAACTGAATCCACGCATGAGCGTACTGCTGCTGTTTATGCTGGCAGCGGGCATCCTGCGTATCATCCTGGTAAAAGCCAGTGCCGGCAATATCTCCCCGTTGGCCAACTTTACCCCGATCGGTGCCATGGGTCTTTTTGGAGGCGCCTATTTTTCCCGGAAATGGAAATCTTACGTCTTCCCCCTGCTCACCCTTTTCCTCAGTGACATTGTGATCAATAGCATGATCTACCACCTGCCCCTGTCGTCCGTGATCACATACCAGGGCTGGTATTTCACTTACCTCGCATTTGCCGCCATGGTGCTGGTGGGCCAGTTCATGAAAAACGTAACGGTGACCAATGTGCTGATAGGTGCTGTAGCGGCAGCCTGCATCCATTGGATCATTTCCGACATCGGTCCTTTCCTGTTTGGTACGGATATCACTACCGGCCTGCCTTTTGAAAAGAGCTTCGCCGGCTTCCAGCGCTGCCTGTACCTGGCTATTCCCTTTGAACTGAAATTGTTCTGGGGTAACCTGATCTACGGTGCTATCTTCTTTGGTTCCTTTGAATTGATGCAACGCCGCTTTCCTGTACTGGCAAAGCAGGCACTTTAA